One window of the Pseudomonas sihuiensis genome contains the following:
- a CDS encoding efflux RND transporter periplasmic adaptor subunit, with the protein MIRILSLLLLCVFAAACSPGGDKPKEAASAQASGSYERGPNNGRLLRDGDFALEVTIYETNAPPHYRLYAYRDGKPVAPADVAATIKLSRLDGEVNQFTFRPEGNYLVGSGEVTEPHSFDVAVSAEHAGKRSTWSYESYEGRVSIPAGIAKDAGIKTESAGPAVIRDVVRLMGTVVLDADRHAAVRARFPGIVRSVNVQQGERVRRGQTLAIVEGNDSMRTYPITAPFDGVVLARNTNVGDVAEAGALFELADPSYVWIDLRAIGTDAEALQPGQPVRIRSATGKTEASGKIQRLLPVAGSGQSVIARVSIPNPEGRWRPGMTVAAEVTVGTRNVPLAVKESGLQRFRDFTVVFAQVGETYEVRMLELGERDGEYAEVTSGLKPGTNYVAEQSFLIRQDIEKSGASHDH; encoded by the coding sequence ATGATTCGCATTCTTTCCCTGTTGCTACTTTGTGTGTTTGCCGCTGCATGCAGCCCTGGCGGCGACAAGCCCAAAGAGGCGGCCAGCGCCCAAGCCAGCGGAAGCTATGAGCGCGGCCCAAACAATGGCCGGCTACTCCGCGATGGAGACTTCGCTTTGGAAGTCACCATCTACGAAACCAACGCCCCCCCACATTACAGGCTCTACGCCTATCGTGACGGCAAGCCAGTCGCCCCCGCTGATGTTGCCGCAACGATCAAGCTCTCCCGTTTGGATGGCGAGGTCAACCAATTCACGTTCAGGCCAGAAGGCAACTATCTGGTCGGCAGCGGTGAAGTGACCGAGCCGCATTCTTTCGATGTCGCCGTGTCCGCCGAACACGCCGGAAAGAGGTCCACTTGGTCTTATGAATCCTATGAGGGCCGCGTAAGCATTCCGGCTGGTATCGCCAAGGATGCCGGCATCAAAACCGAATCAGCGGGGCCGGCGGTCATCCGAGACGTTGTGCGGCTGATGGGAACCGTTGTTCTGGATGCCGACAGACACGCAGCGGTTCGCGCACGCTTTCCTGGCATCGTGCGATCAGTGAACGTGCAGCAGGGCGAACGAGTCCGCCGCGGCCAGACACTGGCCATCGTTGAGGGCAACGACAGCATGCGCACCTACCCGATTACCGCACCATTCGACGGCGTGGTACTCGCACGCAACACGAACGTCGGTGATGTGGCCGAAGCAGGTGCGCTGTTCGAGCTGGCTGACCCGTCCTACGTATGGATCGACCTGCGCGCCATCGGCACCGATGCCGAAGCCCTACAGCCAGGGCAGCCGGTACGAATCCGGTCAGCCACCGGGAAGACCGAAGCCAGCGGAAAGATCCAGCGATTGTTGCCGGTGGCTGGCAGCGGCCAGAGCGTCATTGCCCGCGTCAGCATCCCGAACCCGGAGGGGCGCTGGCGCCCCGGCATGACCGTGGCGGCCGAGGTCACAGTAGGCACGCGCAACGTACCGCTGGCGGTAAAAGAGTCCGGGTTGCAGCGATTCCGCGACTTCACCGTGGTTTTCGCACAGGTTGGCGAGACATACGAAGTCCGAATGCTCGAACTTGGCGAGCGTGATGGTGAATACGCCGAAGTGACTAGCGGACTCAAGCCCGGCACGAACTACGTGGCCGAGCAAAGTTTCCTGATACGCCAAGACATCGAAAAGTCTGGCGCAAGCCACGATCACTAA
- a CDS encoding efflux RND transporter permease subunit, with product MLERIIRASIAHRWLVLLLVLALSGLGVWNYSRLPIDAIPDITNVQVQINTEAPGYSPMEAEQRVTFPVETALAGLARLDYTRSISRYGLSQVTAVFEDGTDIYFARQQVAERLQQASSQLPAGLNPSLGPVATGLGEIFMYTLEPEKGYEEIWTPTALRTLQDWSVRPQLRNLKGVTEVNTIGGYVRQFHITPDPVKLLAYELTMNDVLNAVARNNANVGAGYIERHGEQYLIRIPGQVGDIERLRKIVVATRDGLPLRISDVAEVLEGSELRTGAATKDGKEVVLGTAFMLIGENSRAVAQRTVEKLAEIDATLPEGVRAHAVYDRTQLVDRTIATVQKNLLEGALLVIAVLFMLLGNLRAALITAAVIPLAMLLTITGMVQNRISANLMSLGALDFGLIVDGAVIIVENCLRRFSERQHQLGRLLTRDERFSLVSSASAEVIKPALFGLFIITAVYLPIFALSGVEGKMFHPMALTVVIALTGAMVLSLTFVPAAVALFVTGKVSEKETKVMRGISRFYAPLLQKAIRLRVAVVAAASVLVVLSGLLATRLGTEFIPNLDEGDIALHAMRIPGTSLTQAIGMQRQLEARIKEFPEVEEVVAKIGTAEVATDPMPPSVADTFIMLKDRSEWPDPRKPRAVLLAELEKAVNTIPGNNYEFTQPVQMRMNELIAGVRAEVAIKVYGDDMEQLAQLGSKIEAVAESIEGSADVALEQITGLPLMTITPNVDALSRYGLAIDDIQQTVAIALGGAVAGQVFEGDRRFDIVVRLPEAQRQDPKALATLPIPVPTGAAAAPGQAAYVPLGQLASIEVAPGPNQISRENGKRRIVITSNVRGRDLGSFVEELRERVSREITLPEGYWVNYGGTFEQLISASQRLSVVVPAVLVLIFGLLFMAFGSGRDATVVFSGVPLALTGGIAALWLRDIPLSISAGVGFIALSGVAVLNGLVMVSFIRKLHHDGAPIQDAIVNGAMTRLRPVLMTALVASLGFVPMAINVGTGAEVQRPLATVVIGGIVSSTLLTLLVLPALYRLIHRRTDRQNTAPA from the coding sequence ATGCTCGAACGTATCATTCGCGCGTCCATCGCGCATCGCTGGCTCGTGCTTCTATTGGTGCTCGCCCTGTCCGGGCTGGGCGTCTGGAACTACAGCCGCTTGCCGATCGACGCGATACCGGACATTACCAACGTCCAGGTACAGATCAATACCGAGGCACCAGGCTACTCGCCAATGGAGGCGGAGCAGCGCGTCACTTTCCCGGTTGAGACGGCGCTCGCTGGCCTCGCCCGGCTGGACTACACCCGCTCGATTTCCCGCTACGGCCTGTCGCAAGTCACTGCGGTCTTTGAGGACGGCACCGACATTTACTTTGCCCGCCAGCAGGTTGCCGAACGCTTGCAGCAGGCATCTTCGCAACTTCCGGCGGGCCTGAATCCTTCTCTCGGCCCGGTGGCAACCGGCCTGGGCGAGATATTCATGTACACCTTGGAACCCGAGAAGGGCTACGAGGAAATCTGGACGCCGACGGCGCTGCGCACATTGCAAGACTGGTCGGTGCGTCCGCAGCTCCGCAATCTGAAAGGCGTCACCGAGGTCAACACCATCGGCGGTTACGTGCGTCAGTTCCACATCACACCCGATCCGGTCAAGCTGCTGGCCTACGAGTTGACGATGAACGACGTGCTGAACGCCGTTGCGCGGAACAACGCCAACGTCGGTGCCGGCTACATCGAACGTCACGGCGAGCAGTACCTGATCCGCATCCCCGGACAGGTAGGCGACATCGAGCGACTGCGGAAAATTGTCGTGGCAACGCGCGATGGGCTGCCACTCCGAATATCCGACGTGGCGGAAGTTCTGGAGGGTAGCGAACTACGAACCGGCGCGGCCACGAAAGACGGCAAGGAGGTCGTGCTGGGAACGGCATTCATGCTGATTGGCGAGAACAGCCGAGCGGTTGCACAGCGCACGGTGGAAAAGCTCGCTGAAATCGACGCGACACTTCCCGAGGGAGTCCGAGCACACGCGGTTTATGACCGCACTCAACTCGTTGACCGCACCATCGCAACCGTGCAGAAGAATCTTCTGGAAGGCGCGTTGCTGGTGATTGCCGTGCTGTTCATGTTGCTAGGCAACCTGCGTGCAGCCCTGATAACCGCAGCGGTCATTCCGCTTGCCATGCTGCTGACGATCACCGGCATGGTGCAAAACCGAATCTCGGCCAACCTGATGAGCTTGGGCGCACTGGATTTCGGCCTGATTGTCGATGGTGCGGTCATCATCGTGGAGAACTGCTTGCGCAGGTTCAGCGAACGACAGCACCAGCTCGGTCGGCTGTTGACCCGCGATGAGCGTTTCTCGCTGGTTTCGAGCGCCAGTGCAGAGGTCATCAAGCCTGCCCTGTTCGGATTATTCATCATCACGGCGGTTTACCTTCCAATCTTCGCGTTGTCGGGTGTGGAAGGAAAGATGTTCCATCCGATGGCGCTTACCGTCGTGATCGCATTGACTGGTGCGATGGTGTTGTCCCTGACTTTCGTGCCCGCTGCGGTCGCGCTGTTTGTCACCGGCAAGGTTTCCGAGAAGGAAACCAAGGTGATGCGCGGCATCAGCCGCTTCTATGCGCCACTTCTCCAGAAGGCAATCAGGCTAAGGGTCGCCGTTGTCGCGGCGGCGTCAGTGTTGGTAGTGCTGTCTGGTTTGCTTGCGACGCGCCTGGGCACCGAGTTCATCCCCAATCTGGATGAAGGCGACATCGCCTTGCACGCGATGCGGATTCCCGGAACGAGTCTGACCCAGGCGATTGGCATGCAGCGCCAGTTGGAAGCGCGGATCAAGGAGTTTCCAGAGGTTGAGGAAGTCGTTGCCAAGATCGGTACTGCCGAGGTTGCGACTGATCCCATGCCTCCTTCGGTGGCTGACACCTTCATCATGCTCAAGGATCGCAGCGAATGGCCTGATCCGCGCAAACCGAGAGCCGTACTGCTTGCCGAACTGGAAAAGGCGGTGAACACCATTCCCGGCAACAACTACGAGTTCACTCAGCCCGTGCAGATGCGCATGAATGAGTTGATCGCGGGTGTCCGTGCCGAGGTGGCGATCAAGGTGTATGGCGATGACATGGAGCAACTGGCCCAACTAGGCTCCAAGATTGAAGCCGTGGCCGAGAGTATCGAGGGATCTGCCGACGTGGCACTCGAACAGATTACGGGCCTGCCGCTGATGACAATCACGCCGAACGTGGATGCACTGTCCCGGTACGGCCTGGCGATCGACGACATACAGCAGACGGTGGCAATCGCTCTTGGTGGTGCCGTCGCTGGCCAAGTGTTTGAGGGCGATCGCCGCTTCGATATTGTGGTTCGGCTGCCCGAAGCGCAGCGCCAAGACCCTAAAGCACTGGCGACACTGCCCATTCCCGTTCCGACCGGCGCTGCTGCCGCACCGGGCCAAGCCGCTTACGTGCCGCTCGGCCAGCTTGCGTCAATCGAAGTGGCTCCCGGCCCCAATCAGATCAGCCGCGAGAACGGTAAACGCCGGATCGTCATTACCAGCAATGTGCGCGGACGCGATCTAGGGTCGTTCGTGGAAGAGCTGCGTGAGCGCGTAAGCCGCGAAATCACACTGCCAGAGGGCTATTGGGTCAACTACGGGGGCACGTTCGAGCAACTCATTTCGGCGAGCCAACGGCTGTCCGTCGTCGTGCCGGCTGTACTGGTTCTGATCTTCGGCCTTCTGTTCATGGCCTTCGGCTCGGGCCGGGACGCCACGGTCGTCTTTAGCGGCGTACCATTGGCACTGACAGGCGGCATTGCCGCATTGTGGCTGCGCGATATTCCGCTTTCGATTTCGGCAGGGGTCGGCTTCATTGCCCTATCCGGTGTGGCAGTGCTCAACGGCCTGGTGATGGTGAGCTTCATTCGCAAGCTGCACCACGATGGCGCGCCGATTCAGGATGCCATTGTGAATGGCGCGATGACGCGGCTACGCCCGGTGCTGATGACTGCGCTGGTTGCAAGCCTCGGTTTCGTACCGATGGCCATCAACGTTGGAACGGGCGCGGAAGTGCAACGACCCCTCGCAACTGTCGTCATCGGCGGCATTGTCTCTTCGACGCTGCTGACGTTGCTGGTACTGCCGGCCCTGTATCGCCTCATTCATCGGCGTACCGACCGCCAGAACACCGCGCCAGCGTAA